DNA sequence from the Schlegelella aquatica genome:
CTGCCCATCTCCTCCACCGGTCACCTGATCCTCGCCTCCTCGTTGCTGGGCTTCACCGGCGACAAGATCAAGGTATTCGAAATCGCCATCCAGACAGGCGCGATGCTCGCGGTGATCTGGGAGTACCGCGCGCGCCTGTGGGGTACGGTGCGGGGCCTGGGCCATGACCCGGTCGCCCAGCGATTCGCGCTCAACGTGGTGATCGCCTTCCTGCCTGCAGCCGTGTTCGGCCTGATCTTCGGCTCGCTGATCAAGCAGCACTTGTTCAATCCGGTGGTCGTGGCGGCTGCTTTCATCGTCGGCGGCCTGATCATCTTGTGGGTCGAGCGCCGTCACAAGCGGCTCTACGGCGAGCGCGACCTGCAAGGCCGCCGACATGCGCGAATCGAAACGGTGGACGACATCACGCCTTGGGATGCGCTCAAGGTGGGGCTGGTGCAATGCGCCGCGATGATCCCGGGCACCAGCCGCTCCGGTGCCACCATCATCGGCTCCGTGGTCTTCGGCTTCTCGCGCAAGGCCGCCACCGAGTTCAGCTTCTACCTCGGCATCCCGACGTTGGTGGGGGCGGGGGTGTACTCGCTGTGGAAGCAACGCGGGCTGCTGGAATGGTCGGACCTTCCCATGTTCTCGGTCGGGCTGCTGTTCGCCTTCGTGAGCGCATGGCTGTGCATCCGCTGGCTGATCCGCTACGTCTCCACGCACGACTTCACCATCTTCGCGTGGTATCGCATCGTGTTCGGTGCGGTGGTGTTGCTCACCGCCTGGACGGGCTGGGTGGCGTGGCGCGCCTGAAGCGCGCCATGGCGCGTCAACGCTTGCGGAAGACCAGATCCCACACCCCGTGGCCGAGCTTCAGGCCCCGGTTCTCGAACTTGGTGAGGGGACGGTACTCCGGGCGGGGCGCGTAGCCCTCGGCCGTGTTCTCGAGCAGCGGCTCGGCCGACAGTACGTCGAGCATCTGTTCGGCATAGGGCTGCCAATCGGTCGCGCAGTGGATGTAGCCGCCCGGCGCCAAGCGGCTCGCCACGAGTGCGACGAAGGGGGGCTGGATCAGCCGCCGCTTGTGGTGCCGCTTCTTGTGCCACGGGTCGGGGAAGAAGATGTGCACGCCGGCGAGCGAGCCGGGTGCCACCATCTGTTCCAGCACCTCCACCGCGTCGTGACGGATGATGCGCACGTTCGACAACCCCCGCTCGCCGATGCGCTTGAGCAGGGCGCCGACGCCCGGCTCGTGCACCTCGCAGCCGATGAAGTCGTCCTCGGGGCGGCGGGCCGCGATCTCCGCCGTCGCTTCGCCCATTCCGAAGCCGATCTCGAGGATGGTGGGCGCGCTGCGCCCGAAAAGCGCCACGGGATCGAGCAGCCGGCCCGGCTCGTAGGGCACCAGGAACCGGGGCCCCAGCGTCTCGATGGCGCGGGCCTGGCCCTCGGTGGTGCGGCCTGCGCGCATCACATAGCTGCGAACCGAGCGGGGATGGGGGACGCCGGCCGGGACGCCGGCCGCTGCCGGCACCTGTGCGCCATCCTGCGGGCGCCCCGCGCCCGAGACGTCCTCGCTGCCCTGCGGCTGGTGCCCGGAGCCGCTCATCCTTGCACCAGCTCGCGGTAGTAGTTGGGCAGGGCGAAGAGGGCGCGGTGCACGTCGCCGTTGTAGTACTTCAGGTCGCGGATGCCGCGGCTCGCCAGGCGCCGCTCGACTTCTGCCGGTTCGAGCGAGAGCGGGTCCAGCGCGTCGGACGCGCAGGCCATGCCCCAGTACGTGCCGTACAGCGGCACGTACAGACCGAAGGGCCGCACGATCGAGAACACGCTCGTGAGCGAGGAGGTCAGTTGCTGCACGCGAGCGGGTGTGAAGATGGGCGAGCTGATGTGCAAGGTGATCGCCCCGCCCGGACGCAGGAGCTGCTTGACTTGCGCGAAGAACTCTCGCGTGTACAGCTGCTGCGCCGGCGTGTCCGGGTCGGTGAGGTCCAGGACGATCAGGTCGAAACGCTCGCCGTCCGCCCGCGCGGCC
Encoded proteins:
- a CDS encoding undecaprenyl-diphosphate phosphatase — its product is MDIELLLKAAVMGVVEGLTEFLPISSTGHLILASSLLGFTGDKIKVFEIAIQTGAMLAVIWEYRARLWGTVRGLGHDPVAQRFALNVVIAFLPAAVFGLIFGSLIKQHLFNPVVVAAAFIVGGLIILWVERRHKRLYGERDLQGRRHARIETVDDITPWDALKVGLVQCAAMIPGTSRSGATIIGSVVFGFSRKAATEFSFYLGIPTLVGAGVYSLWKQRGLLEWSDLPMFSVGLLFAFVSAWLCIRWLIRYVSTHDFTIFAWYRIVFGAVVLLTAWTGWVAWRA
- the trmB gene encoding tRNA (guanosine(46)-N7)-methyltransferase TrmB; translated protein: MSGSGHQPQGSEDVSGAGRPQDGAQVPAAAGVPAGVPHPRSVRSYVMRAGRTTEGQARAIETLGPRFLVPYEPGRLLDPVALFGRSAPTILEIGFGMGEATAEIAARRPEDDFIGCEVHEPGVGALLKRIGERGLSNVRIIRHDAVEVLEQMVAPGSLAGVHIFFPDPWHKKRHHKRRLIQPPFVALVASRLAPGGYIHCATDWQPYAEQMLDVLSAEPLLENTAEGYAPRPEYRPLTKFENRGLKLGHGVWDLVFRKR